A region of the Ammospiza nelsoni isolate bAmmNel1 chromosome 14, bAmmNel1.pri, whole genome shotgun sequence genome:
CCGGCACCTTCTTCACGCTGGAGATGCCCGAGGCGCAGGCGCTCTGCAGGTTGTGAGCCACGCTGCCCACGAGCCCAGGGTCCTGTCCCGCCTGCCCAGAGAaaccagctcagctcctgggctgccccaccgccagcaggacaggacaggggtGGTCCTGGTTTCCCCATCCCCTTCGCAGCTCTAAGCCTGAGAGATttcagctggctgctgtgcaaaAGCCACCGCAGCCCTTTTGCAGCAGggtctctccctgtccctgccagctcccccaCTCGGGCCCCAGGGACCCTCTGCTCGGGGCTGTGCTTCCGCTGCAGGCAGAGGCAAAGGGCACTGACCCCAACCTGCTGCTTCCCGTCCCCAGCTCCCAGcggagccaggcaggagctgttcccagccccacCGGCTCAGACCgcccctccctgcaggcaccaCGGCAGGGCATTTTCAGGGGTGTTCAGAGGTTCAGGAGGGAGTTCAGTGCTGGCATCCCACAGCTCCAAAGGAGTTTTGAACATACAAACCACAGTGATTTtgcctggcacagaggctgcccagctttggagaaagggaaggggtctcctggggctgccccactGCCACCCCCCTCTTGCATCCTCCAAGTTGCATTTCAGGATTGAGCAGGGATAGAGGCCCCACAGGTATGGAGGAACAGCCTCTATGGTCCATGGGTAGGAGGATGCTttggagcattcccagctcactgctctgctttgctcCATACCTTGGCGTGGTTGGTGTCTTTCTTGCCTGCCTTCTCCTGCTTCTGCTCGGGTGCCTTGCTGTGGCGCCGGgtcagccagccctgcccgtcactgcggggctggggggctgcaggggcactcGGCTTGGCCAGGCTTCCCTGCCAGGGGAGCAAAAAAGCACCACTCAGAGGGAGCTGGCTGGTCCCACTCTGTCCTTTTAGCCTGAGGTACACAGGGGTGCACAGGAAGTTCATTTGTGCATCTGGGGAGAAACCCTGAGGGCAGATGGGAGCTCTGGGATTTTGGCACAGGCCAGGGAAGTTGTTCCCACTGCAGCACAGGGTAGGAAAAACACCTCcttctccccatcccctctGGGTCTCTGCAGGGGCTTTTTGCTTTAGGAAGGATGTTATGGCAAGGCCATAAATCAACAATTACATGCTGGGAACCTGCTAAAAATAACTCGTCCCACTAATGTGGTACATGGTTATGTGTGAACATCACGCAGGAACCGCCAGCCCCAGCttgtcctgctgagcaggggAAGTGAACTCTGCTCAGATTTGCTCCAAGGAGCCTGAAACGTCCTGTCTGGAAGCAAAATCAGCTCAAAAGAGGAGATgggggagcaggagcccagcaggtGGGTCCTGGCACTCACCAGGATGGGGATCCAGGaggccagctcctgccccttgGTTTTGGCACgctgcaggctctgggtggTTTGCTGGTAAGCGCGCTGGGACACGGTGCTGACCAAAGCACCAATCCGGCCCAgggtgctgggagcactgggagcactgggagcactgggagcactgggagcactgggagcactgggagtgctgggagtgctgggtgTGTTGCATGTGCTGTATgccctgggagcactgggagccctgggagcactgggagccctgggagcactgggagtgctgggagtGGTGGTGGtagtgctgggctgctgctgggacacctTTGGTGTTGACAGATGTTTCTTTTTGGGCTTCTTATCTAAAGGAAGAAGAGTACAGGCAGAAGAATGGTTACATTCTGGTGGGACAACCCTCCTAGGCAGCCTTATGCCAAATTCCaggggctgcctcctgccccacGCACCGCACAACTGAGGAGCCGCCCAGCCAGTTGTCACCAGACGCCCTCAGAGGGGATTTGGGCATCAGGACTACCTGCTTCTTCAtcctcctctggcagcaggTATTCCATCAGCTTCTCCAgccctcccagggctgtgtcgACCCCTGCAGCTGCCATCTGGGTCACTGAGTTCTTCCTTGTGTACTTGGCTGTGGTTTCCACTGTGCTCTTGGTGGCCTCATAGCCCTCCGCCGCCAGCTCGATGATCTtatccatggagctgccaatGGTGCTTTTGGCACTTTGGAGGGGGCAGGAGATGGTGTCCTTCAGTTCAGATGCGAGCTGTGGGCAAGAGAGATGGAGAACAGCCCCTCTGGTGTGCTTGGGGTGGCAtgggacagccagagggacTGCAGGGACCCCAGCCACATCCATGCCAGTGAACAGCTCTAATAGGGGCATAACAGCTCTCTCCACCTGGGGTGGAGGtagctggcagggatgggacacagaCATTGCTGACTTATATTTGGGAGCCCCAGCCATCATTTAGGTTGCAGAGGCCTTTGGAGGAGCCCTCACTTGAAGGTGCTGCCTTGtttcccagccagcagcctgtcACCATCCAGAAACAAGGCTGGAGGAGATGTACTGTGGGCTTTTCAGAGGGGCTGGGGTGTCCCAGACTGTCCTGTGTGGATCccatgggacagagagagaaagagcaaGCGTTTCTCACAGCGCCTTGTGAGAATTTTTAGGGAGTTGTAAGGATGTGACAACTTGTAAAGTATAAACAATCTGCAGGTGgtgtttttctacttttgtctttctgttcttctcaaggATGGTGTATGAGGAAGGTGTTTTTGTTAACTAGCCAATCTAATGGAATCTATTGTATCACTCTATAAAAACTGTGTGGTTCTCTTGAAAAAAGCCTTCTTTGCTCTTTCTACAATACTGCCTGTTCCAATGTCATTCTCAGTGCAAGAGTGACAGTCCTGCCTGTGACTTACCTTGTCAACAGGGTactgcagagcagggatctTCTCCTCTAGATGGTCCAAGCCCCGGCAAGCCAGGTTGTTGGCCACAGCGACTGCCTTGGGCAAAAGCACGGTAAGAAAAccccatggctgtgccaggcccatgcttgtgccagcactgccccaccGGCTGGACCCCCCTGCCACGTCCCCCCTTGGCAGACAGACTCACACTGCGGCTCCAGGCGGCGCACCACGGGCTCCATGCCCCACATGGCCAGGGCGCCGGCGCCCTGCACGCCCCGCTCGTACACCTCGCACACCGAGGCCATCAGCGGGTGCGACTCCTTGGTGCTGCTGTACTTGCGCTGCAGCGTCTGGCACGTCGAGCTCACCAcgggcagctgcagcaccctcTGCAGCACGTTCTCCTGCGGGGTGGGTGGGTATGGGTGAGCCAGCAGCAATGCCCTGAGGAGCGCCCCAATTCCCTGAGGAGCGCCCCGCTGCCTGCACACCGCTGGCTCTTGGTGCGTTGCAGTGAGCAGAGATCACTGCTTTGTACGGGATCAATGCTTTGTATGGGATCAATGCTTTGTAGAAGAATAACTGCCCTCCTTGACCAGCCAGCAGCGCCCTCACTAAAATGCTGCTCTTCCATGGCCTCAATGCACAGGAGGCACACTGAGGACTCACTTTTGCTTGCAGAGGAGCAGTAGAAGGGTATTACTCTAGCCCCACTGAGGGTCTGCCAGGTATGCTGAGTAAGGACCATaggctggctgctgccactgagggagcagggacactgcaggcaATGTCTGAGGGGGTTGGTCTTCACTCCTCAATATCCCAAGCCTGTCGCAGACAtcctttatgaaaaatcttttccttaggatttttcctcctgagaaggtgagaggcctcaggaacaaaatgtaaacaatgattatctgctgctgtggaatgcaacaggtgcatctgtgattggtctcatgtggttgtttctaattaatggccaatcacagcccagctggcttggactctctgtccaaga
Encoded here:
- the PLIN1 gene encoding perilipin-1, with translation MTVKKTQALQDGSAKENVLQRVLQLPVVSSTCQTLQRKYSSTKESHPLMASVCEVYERGVQGAGALAMWGMEPVVRRLEPQFAVANNLACRGLDHLEEKIPALQYPVDKLASELKDTISCPLQSAKSTIGSSMDKIIELAAEGYEATKSTVETTAKYTRKNSVTQMAAAGVDTALGGLEKLMEYLLPEEDEEADKKPKKKHLSTPKVSQQQPSTTTTTPSTPSAPRAPSAPRAPSAPRAYSTCNTPSTPSTPSAPSAPSAPSAPSAPSAPSTLGRIGALVSTVSQRAYQQTTQSLQRAKTKGQELASWIPILGSLAKPSAPAAPQPRSDGQGWLTRRHSKAPEQKQEKAGKKDTNHAKAGQDPGLVGSVAHNLQSACASGISSVKKVPAVAWDAAEGLILFTPRRLSRAMETVDALGGTLVSAPKHLLGTLYSYVPLRRQSVKEEEASRASKTNTEKKEKKEKEEEEETKPAAPSSEEKSQLRSDWRLYRGHHPLSFLGLEDPLFLRHGYYRSPALEPEYPFPRKSAFSPYNRRVSEGSYRFSPESMYSRAYYGSLYSPVYKKD